A segment of the Desulfofundulus kuznetsovii DSM 6115 genome:
TTGGATTCCGTGTACGCCTGGGGGGAGATGCTGCTCACCCTGCCGGTGAAGGTTTTATTGGGGAAGGAGTTGACCGTGAACTCCGCTTTCTGGCCGACCTTCAACCTGCCGATGTCGGCCTCGTTAACCTGTGCCCTGACCTGCAGGGCTTCCGAAATAATGGTGACGACCCCCCCTCCACTGGTATTGTTGTTGTTGGCCGCGGCCCGCTGGCCCTCGGAACCGTTGACTTCACTTACAATGCCGTCCATGGGGCTGAATAATTTTGCTTCCGCCAGGTCTTTCCTGGCCATCTGGAGCTGCGCCCTGCAGCTTTCCACCCGGGCGGCGGCTGCGGCGATGTCTTCCGGGCGGTTGCCCGCCCGGAGCAGCTTTAGTGATTCCTCGGCCTGCTTCAATTTGGCCTCCGCGGTGGTAAAATCGGAAATTATCTGGTCCAGGTCGGCCTGTGAAATGTACCCCTCATTGAAAAATTGCTTATAACGCTCAAGCCTGGATTTCGCCAGATCGTAGCTTGCCCGGGCCATTTTGACGTCCGCCTCGGCTTTGGCTACTTCTTCCGGCCTCGAACCTTCTTTGAGCAACTCCAGATTGGCCGTGGCCTCCTTCAAATTCGCCGAGGCCTGGATTACCTGCGCTTCCAGGCTGGCGGTGTCCTGTTCCGCCAGCAGCTGGCCGGCGGTAACCCGGTCACCCACCTTTACGTATATTTTCTTGATCACTTCGGCGTTTTCAAAACCCAGGGAAACTGTTTTTACCGGCTCGACCACACCGCTGGCCGGGATACTGCTGGTAATGGTGCTCCTCTTGACGGTGCTGGTGAGGTAACTCCCGCTCGCTTTTCTTGTTCCACCCAGAAAATAAAAGCCCGCCACGACCAAAACGAAAATTGCCGCCATACCGATGATTATTTTTTTTCTCCCGAAGACACCGGAAACAATTTTAAGGTACCTGGAAAAGAAACTCGGCTCGCTTTGCATCCGCTTCCCCCCGTATTTCAGCTGGTAACCGGTTTCAATTTAATGTTCCCCAGTGGAATGATAACCGTCGAAGATACACCGCCCCTCTCATTTTTCAAACTGATCTCTCCCTGGTACATTTTAACAATTCGCTGCACTATGGTCAGCCCCAGCCCGAATTTGCCCTCCCGCCCTTTATGGAAGGGCTGGAACAGCTGGTCGAGGATGTGGGGCTCAATCCTGGAGCCGTCATTCCAGAAAGAGAGGACTATCTCCTTTTTTTCATCGCTTAACCCGAGACTGATCTCAAGACGTGAAAGCGCATAACGCAGGTGGTTTTCCAGCAGGTTTTCAACCATAACCCGCAGAACCTCTTCATCTCCCCAAATACTTACCGGCTGCAGATCCATCCGGCACGATATCTCCGGCCGCTGCGGGCATAGACGCTGGACTATATTCTCAACCAGCGTGTTCAATTTTACCTCTTTTTGAACCTGTTCCCGCGTGGCCAGGTAATCAAGCCGTGTCAGGTACAGCAGTTGCTTGACCAGCTTTTCCAGGCGCGCACCCTCCTCGTCGATCACCTGGATGCTGCCGGCCAGGTCGCCCCTGGGGTAGACCCCGTCCTGGATGGCCTGGGCATAGCTGCGGATCACCATGACCGGTGTTTTCAGCTCGTGGGAGATATTCTGGAGCAGGGATTGCTGCATTTCGTCCTGGCGGACAAGCTGCCGGCGCATAACCTCGATGGAGCGGGCCAGCCGTCCTATTTCATCGCCACGATTCACCTCCAGGGGTTCATGCCAGTTGCGGTTTGCAATACGCTTTACATGCCGTTCCATTTGGATCAGGGGCCGGGTCAGGTAGCGGGCAATAAAAAGAGAAGCAAACCAGCTGATTATCAGAGCAATGCCGGTGAACACCAGAAAGTTCAGCAGCAGGGATTTTATAAACCTGTCTTCTTCGGATTTCCTGATGAGCGCCACCCGGTAGAGGGGGCGCCCGTAAGCCTGCTCCTTCCTTATGACGTAGCGGATATTTTCCTGGCCGCGGTTATATTCATACAGACGGGCGGATGCTTTCTGGGCCACGGCGTTCTGCAGGATTTCCCGGATAAACGAAGATGAAAACATTTGCCCGGCCTCCGCGGGAATGGTGGTCCCGTCCTCCAGGACGATAAAATCACGGATGCGGAATTCCGGCCTGCCCAGGACAGGGGGCCCGGGAGGTGGAGCGGGGGGCGGTGCTTCCCGCCGGGCGTTTTTTTCAAGCGGTTTCTCCGGCGGCGCCTGGGGCCCCATCATGTTGAGCGTGAAAAAGTTGCGCACCAGAAAGGGCATGATCAGGATGACAATCACATACACCAGCAGGCTGACCAGCGAAAGGGCCAGCCACATTTTTACCGTCAGCGAAATTTTTTTCATTTGGCCGTCATCCTGTATCCAAAGCCATATATGGTTTCAATGCGGAGGTCAGGCATTTTTTTCCGCAGCCGCCGCACCAGATCGTCCACGGACCGGTCGCTGCCGACGTAGTCCGCACCCCATACGTGGTTGATAATCTGCTCCCTGGAAAGGGCCTGCCCCTTTCTCCTGGCAAAAAATTGGAGCAGGTCGAATTCCTTGGATGTTAATTCAATCTTTTCCTTTCCCTTGAGAACCATTCGCCTGTCTTCATCCAGTACATAGGGATACAGGTTAATCAATGAGTTTTCCGGCGTTGATTTGTAAACCCGTTCCAGAAGACGGTGAACACGGATGACCAGTTCCCGGGGTGAAAACGGTTTGGCCAGGTAATCGTCGCTTCCCATCTCCAGCCCTATGATCCGGTCCAGATCGGCATCCCGGGCCGAGATAAAGATAACCGGAACGTCCGGCGACGCTTCTTTGATGCTGCGCAGGAGCTGGTACCCGTCGATATCGGGAAGCATAATATCCAGAATCCAGAGATGGGGATGCTCTTCCACGGCCTGCAGGGCGGATTGGCCATCGTAAAAGGACCGCACTTCCCAGCCCTCTTTTTCCAGGTAGGAAACCAGTATATTATTTAAGTTTACCTCATCTTCAACCAGGAAAACACGAAACAAGTGCCACCCCTCCCCTTTTTCTGTTGTTGTACCAAAAAGCCAGACTCTCTTGCGAAAAGGGAGTCCGGCTTTTTGTCAATGATTTGTTTTCGATAGCATCTCAGACGCTCCTTGTTTCTTTCCTGCAGTTGTTTCAAAAGCTGCGGCAGCAGCTCTTTAATCCTGGCTTCATCATTGGCTTCCATCGCTTTCCTAAATTCACCCATCAGCTGCCTTTCCTTGCTAGGGGTTGGACAAACTGACACTTAAAATATACAGGTGGAATGCGGAAAAATTATCAAGGAATTGTGGGAAATTGTAAAAAACCAGTGCTCTTTGCACTGGTTCTAACTCTTTGCCTTCTGCCGCAGGTAGGCGGAAATA
Coding sequences within it:
- a CDS encoding response regulator transcription factor, whose amino-acid sequence is MFRVFLVEDEVNLNNILVSYLEKEGWEVRSFYDGQSALQAVEEHPHLWILDIMLPDIDGYQLLRSIKEASPDVPVIFISARDADLDRIIGLEMGSDDYLAKPFSPRELVIRVHRLLERVYKSTPENSLINLYPYVLDEDRRMVLKGKEKIELTSKEFDLLQFFARRKGQALSREQIINHVWGADYVGSDRSVDDLVRRLRKKMPDLRIETIYGFGYRMTAK
- a CDS encoding sensor histidine kinase: MKKISLTVKMWLALSLVSLLVYVIVILIMPFLVRNFFTLNMMGPQAPPEKPLEKNARREAPPPAPPPGPPVLGRPEFRIRDFIVLEDGTTIPAEAGQMFSSSFIREILQNAVAQKASARLYEYNRGQENIRYVIRKEQAYGRPLYRVALIRKSEEDRFIKSLLLNFLVFTGIALIISWFASLFIARYLTRPLIQMERHVKRIANRNWHEPLEVNRGDEIGRLARSIEVMRRQLVRQDEMQQSLLQNISHELKTPVMVIRSYAQAIQDGVYPRGDLAGSIQVIDEEGARLEKLVKQLLYLTRLDYLATREQVQKEVKLNTLVENIVQRLCPQRPEISCRMDLQPVSIWGDEEVLRVMVENLLENHLRYALSRLEISLGLSDEKKEIVLSFWNDGSRIEPHILDQLFQPFHKGREGKFGLGLTIVQRIVKMYQGEISLKNERGGVSSTVIIPLGNIKLKPVTS
- a CDS encoding HlyD family secretion protein gives rise to the protein MQSEPSFFSRYLKIVSGVFGRKKIIIGMAAIFVLVVAGFYFLGGTRKASGSYLTSTVKRSTITSSIPASGVVEPVKTVSLGFENAEVIKKIYVKVGDRVTAGQLLAEQDTASLEAQVIQASANLKEATANLELLKEGSRPEEVAKAEADVKMARASYDLAKSRLERYKQFFNEGYISQADLDQIISDFTTAEAKLKQAEESLKLLRAGNRPEDIAAAAARVESCRAQLQMARKDLAEAKLFSPMDGIVSEVNGSEGQRAAANNNNTSGGGVVTIISEALQVRAQVNEADIGRLKVGQKAEFTVNSFPNKTFTGRVSSISPQAYTESNVQLYDAVIQLDKNQVGLMAGMPANVNIIVDRHENVLTVPKSAVTYAISYLNKMRQGGAPGQRPSGGDSGGGRTGGAGAGGAGSARGGGNETGTSGTAGTNEQGQQAVVLVLDKSGKPAPRRVVLGLADLTSYEVLEGLEEGDLVVIGSLDQQTGSTSSRGGSMPFMPGGMPPGGGGGGRR